tccccctctctctcacacacagaGCCTTTTCAAATATATTGTCAGGCCTAAGCTTTTAGTGTTAAGTATGTTATGTTTAAAGAAAACGAGAACATAGTTGAGGGGTACAATTTGTTCAGAAGTTGCTGAAGTTTGATTTAACTGCTGCTCCTCTACAAGCTTTATTTGGTTTGTACATTTTTTAGTAACAAGATAGTAAGATACACTATTTTAACTGCTtgtaaattaaatgattttcatGAGCGTGACAACTCTAGATGTCAATTAAGTAACAAAGCCATAAGTCATACTAATTTAGCAGTTTTcaattctgctgttttattgGATTAACCACAATAgatctctcattttttttctccattatctGTCTTACTGGTCATAcaaatattgtcttttttttttttttgagttcccACTATACCAAGTTACTCTCCACGTTTGTAGACTTTCACTTGGTTCCTTTGGTagtctacatttaaaaaaaaaaaagttcagttctcccatattatctttattttgttgtagGTACAAGATGGTGGGAAAGAGATGGTGGCTTCCTCTGTCACACCGGGGTCGGGCAAATCAAAGGTAATCAGACCTCACAAATCTGGTTTATTTGGATAACAGTGGTTGAGAGGGTAGCAGCCTAGCATGCTAGCCATGGATAATAGGAAGGCataaaggtattttttaaacaatttcatGTCTTCTAGGTGTTTTGAAAACTGACGTACGAATCCTATGCTAAGGCTAGAAagcatgaaacaaaaattgttaCTGGTATACTTACTTCCTGTCATAATAACcaataaaatattgaatagCATCTAGCTCTAATAGTAGTCTGTTTCATAATGTATGTAGGCTTCTTTGCATATGTtggaagtaaaataaacaatgttGATGTTAGGTAAGTGTGGATTTTAACTACCTAAGTAGTTACAGCACTGTTCAAATTATGTTACTCCAAACACCTTTGTCAGTCTACTGAAATGTAACCCTTCCCAGCTGAGTTCTCCTTTCTAGGTGATGCTGCATTTGAAATGATAGAACTAGATAACGTAACTTCTGTAACTTGCCCTGTTATTGTCCTTAATGAGTGTGTGCTAAGGTTTCCTTGTCCTAAAATTTCACTCCTTGGAAGTTGGATGCTAAGAtgcactgttttctgtttacttctgGGTTAGAGGAAGTTGGTTTCTGtaatacatacttttttttttttttttacagctggaCACATTGCCCAAAGAAGATCTCATCAAGTTTGCCAAAAAGCAAGTGATGCTTCTGCAGAAAGTGAAATCAAGATGTACAGGTACTTGACTGGAGAGAGAATAATTTCTACCTTAATGCTTGGTACTATCTGACCTTTCCTAATTTCGCTGTACATATTTGCTAGGTAGATTTAAATTCtaggcttttcctttttttctccttcctgtgatttccttatttttgttgGAGGATAAGGGCTAAAGTCCCTAGAGTGAGAGGTatagaggaaaaagaagcacTACTTTTGTCAAATATTAAATTAACTCAATCACATGTGTAGTGTGATGGAACAGTGTAGCTTGTGCAAGAGTGGAAGTGGGGCTTGCCATTATCTGTTCCCCATACCTGTAGCAGGGATAACCTTTAAGAAAGCAGATAGGAGGGGGAACATCTCTATTAGGTTTTTCATAATTAGTCCTGTTGAGGAGTGCAGTggcttctttaaaaatgttagctATTCTACATTTGATCACTTGTTTCTTTGGACAAGAAAtcctaaaatacagaaaatgaaattttgtgttAATACCTAAAAGTATCCTGAGTATGTCTATGCTCTCATGTGCTGTCGCCCTCCTCTCTGCTGTCCCTTTTCCTGCAGTGGCTCCCTGCATGGACTAGTGTCACCTCCCCTTGTTTGGAGTTACAGTCATGCTGGTTGGTGGTAGTTGCCCAGCAAAGCAATAGGGATAGGGATGGGGTATACTGGGTGTTTCTTCGGTGGGGTTATTTGAGAGATCTTCTCCAACCTGCTGCCTATTTTTAGAGGATTAGTAGGAAATGAATGTCTCTTCTCTGGCTTAAATTGACTGTGAAACAGAAGGTAAGACGATTGTCATGGTTTTATTTGTTGTCTCTCCACCCAAACAAGGAAGCTTTGTTTCTTGAGGAAATCAGGCGCAGCAGCAGAGAAGTAGCACTGAATGCTTGTTCTCTTTCTGTTAGCCCTTTGTATCACTTGGCAACAAAATTGATGGAGTAAGACATCTCTGACTTGAACAGAGTGATGTTAAGTTTTGGATTTACTGGGAATTTGATACTGTGATAAAGCATCAATTCCTGCTTGATGTGAAACTTCTATActactttttattgttttgctcAGAACTagagaaagaaattgaagaaCTCAAATCTAAAGCAGCTTCTGGAGGAGCTGATGACATTATTCAGGTAAGAATCCGTAATAGGTTTCTGATGTATTGCATAATATTAACTGAAATAGATCTACAGAAATGACTTGTGATATGTAGTGAACAGCTGTAGAACTGTTATTCAATCTGCGATCTATTTTCAGGAATTCAGGATGCTTCCTAAaacctcttttttcctccttaccCTACATCCCTACTCTGCTTTTCAGGAAACAGttctttgaggggaaaaaaaatgtatagaataataaaatttcCTCAGCAAGACTTTGTCCTTGTGTAATAGGTTAGGAAGGCTTTTGTTTATCTCAGAATGACTGCTATAGAAAGACTTCAGCCATTTAGAAGTCTTTTGAGACAGTCATTTGATAAGATCAGAGACGCAGAATTGAAGCTGCATGTCACAAGAAATACTTTTGGGAAAAAGTAACTGGAATTATTCTAGTGCCAAGAGCATCTGTCTCAAAGCGAGGGTTATAGGCAGCACATCAAAGTGAAAAAATTGGCAGTGAGGAGGACTTTTatcaactggaaaaaatgtttttaataatttggaTGGAGATTTCTCTTCTACAGAAgggaagctttttttctttctctttctacatggtaataaaaataaatcagctgatCACAACCAAGATTTTGAACAGAATCTATTAAGCAACATCATTGTACTAGTCTGCCTGTTCCCATATCTGGTGTATTTGGGCTGCAAGTAACTTAAGATCAGGCTGGTCTACttaattaacaacaacaacaaaaacatcctGACCAATATGCAACTTCTTACTGCTTTGCAAACATCATTCAGGCTTCCGTTGTTAAGGAACCCTTTTTccaataatttttctttttaaattaggCTCTCACAGAAAGACTGGACGTTGTGCTTCTGGAAAAAGCTGAAAGTCAGCAGCAGTGTGTAgctctgaaaaaagaaaatattcaaagaaaacaagaagcagaggtactgaaatgaataaagcattactaaaatatttcagaatgatGGtatgttttttagttttgttcatGTGCTTCGTTTCCATTGTAATCTTTTCCTTCACTCACCTGTGTTCTGTTATACCTTAAAAGATCTAAAGGCTTCATATGTAATTTAGAGGCTACAGAGAACAGatacttcagtgttttcattggACTGactataaatataaaatttcaatATGTATTTGTTAGATCCACAGCTGTTCAAAAGTAATTCAGTCCATGCATCAATAGCCTAGATACGCAATGCCTCCAAATCAATTCTGTCTTTTTATGGTAAATGGGAGGCTTTAAATTCAGGTATTCTTAGGAAGCAGCCTGTCAGCTAAGTCACCTAAATCATGTCAATAATCTCAGTTAATAATAAAGTGAAGACTCGGTCACGTGGCACTGATGAACGGCTTTATATTCTAGCTACTTGAATATGATGTTAGAGAGGTAATTTGGTCTTTAATACATGATCACAGTAGTTGCTTTACAAGCAGGCAAACATGATCTAAgacttaatttttgtttttcattctgtaaacAATTTTATACTCTGCGGAGTCTTCTGAATAGAGTTGTTCTAACATAGCTGGCTGTTTAAAAACTatagcaatttttaaaactaaggACTCCTAAATCTTCTAGTTTGTTGTTATAAACAGTTTATTTGGAATTTATATGTGCTAAATTATCAGCATTTGATGACTTGTATGTTTGTTTAGGCTGCAGTGGCCAAGACAGAAGAATTGCAGAAGCAACTGGAGCAATCAAATACTGACTCtctggaagaaataaaggcCTTGAAGAATGAATTAGTAAATGCACAATCCAAATACAATGACGATttaacaaagctgaaaatagaATTAGAAGAACAAGTGAAGAAACAAACGGAGCTGGTAGAACAGATTGAATGTCACAGTGATAATCAAGAAGAAGTTAAAAGATTACAAGACAATGTCCAAGAAATTAAATCTACTTATGAGGAGCAAATTTTGTGCTTGACCAAGCAGTTGGAAACTGTGAATAatgacaaaaccaaagaaattgCAAGTCTGCaagaaactattaaaaataattctcagtGTTACCATAATGAAATCAACAGTCTGAATGAAgagcttaaaaaattaaaaattgccCATCAAGAAGAGGTATCAAAGTTGATGCATCGCATTGAAATAtctgctaaagaaaatgaagaaaagcaaaatcacatAAATCAGTTACAGCACAATTTCGTAGAGAAGGacttaaaaacagagaaaaatgtgaaagatgAAGCGTATGCTTCCACTGACCAGCAAGAACATGACTTGGAGCAGCtaaaagcagtaaataaaaatcgAGAGAATAAGACAGATGTTGTAGATATGCAAGAAGAACCTCGTATCGAagcaaaaatggaagaaaaggttAGACACCTGGAGCATAGCTTAGAAGATCTCCAATCTCAAcatgctattttaaaagatgagcTAACTTATATGAGCAATGTTAAACTAAAACTGGAAGAGGAAATCCGTCGCATAAAGGATGAGTATTTTCATGAGCGGGAAGACTTGGACTTTAAGATAAATGAACTGCAGCTTACTAAAGAAGATTATTGTTGTGTGATTGAAAAGCTAAAATTGGAGCTTCAAACAGCTAGACACCAATGTGAAGCCACAGCAGAAGAGCATAAATTAGAAATTCAGACTTTGAAGGAGCAACATGAGAGAGAAATTTCTGaactaaataaaactttattatCCAGTTccgaaaaagaaaagatggaattAGCTTTTGAAATGCAGGATCTTAAGGAACAACTTGAAAGGCTAACtcaagagaaggaagaagcatTGTTCAATTATGATACTCTGAGAGAAACACTGGAAACACTACAGACTGAGCTAGGAGAATCTGCTGGAAAGATCAGCAAGGAATTTGAATCAATGAGACAACAGCAAGCTTCTGATGTCAGTGAACTACAGCAGAAACTCCGGGCTGCTTTCAATGAGAAGGATGTTCTTCTTGAAACTGTGAATCGTCTCcaggcagaaacagaaaaaatgtcatcTAATCAGTTAGAGATAGAGGAACTTAAACATAAAGTTGTTAGCCTTCAGGAGGAGAATGACACAATAGCAAGCTGTGTCCACCAAAAAGAGGTTGCTAtaaaagaactggaagaaaagatCATGTCTCTTTCTGATCAAAACAAGgatattttaaatgaactaAAATGCTCAGGTGAAGAGAGAGAAACCCTTCAGGAGAGGTGCAAGCAAGAACAAGGAAAAGTTGAGGAACTTCAGCAAGAAGTAAATGTTGTTAACCAGTACAATAGTGACCTGAAGAAAAAGCTGGAGGAATTAACAGAGAAACTGAACGAAGCTTTAACTGCGAAGAATGAAAATGCTGACCTGCGAACGCAACTGGAAAAACAGGTCGACTCTCTGGTGGGTGAAAGAGAGAACCTTTCATCTGAAATGTATACTCTTCgtgaggaaaacaagaaaatcattcAGGAAAAAGGTGATTTAAGTAGAAAGCTGGAAGAGATTACGTCTGAAAAAGACGGTTGGTTAGTGTTGAAAGAGCAGTCTGAAAACTTAGAAAAGAAACTACAAATGATCACTGCAGAGAAAGACCATATATCGTCATTACTTGAAAGTGAACAAGCGCACAGGTCCCTTGTAAGAGCTCAGATATACCACATCCTTGAGCAAGTGGGGTCCAGCATTTCAGATTCTGATGAGGACTGTGATTTTCTCAGCTTACTACAAATTGCAAATGAATGCTTggcaaaaatgaaggaagagcAGTGCCTTGCTCTACAGAATGAGGAGAAAGCTCTTCATTTGCAGAGGGAAGTTGAGAGACTAGAGGAAGAAAACGCAGCTCAGTATACAGAACATAGATCCCTGATTGAagactttgaaaaagaaaaaggtctttGGAGAGAAGAATTGGAAGGAATGTTGTCTGAAAAAGAAGCCCTTCAATGTGACATCCAGGAGCTGAAGAATGCTGGTGAAAAATCAACGATTGAAAATCAAGAGCTTTTAGTGAAGATTGAAGAAATATCtggaaaacttgctttttatgAAAGTCAAATacaagaacagcaaaaagaatCCAAAAACGAAGATGACTTAAAGTTCATTCTGGAACAAAAGGAAACTGAACTTAGAAATGTGAAAGACGAACTGAGTTCTCTAAAGGttatattttgttattgaaGTATACAGACTAAACCTCTAAAGTCTTCAGAATTAAGGttcaaaaaatactttcattttctttgttttttctttccttggcctCAAAGTGAGTTTCCCTTCTAGGAAGCACGTGTTTCTGAGTTGCCTAGCACCTCAgattcccttccttcccctcagttaaaaaaaaaaaaaaaaagtcaaacgGCAACAAAAATCCTAATGCTGTTTTGATAAAATGTGCTTGTATTTGAAAACGTTTTCCTATTGGTTTTGCCAAAAGTGCTCACTTAACTAGATGGACTAACTGGCCTAATCTTTCACCTTTTTCTGTGGCTCCATCTCAAACAAAACTGTTTGATCTGTGTTAGCTACTCCTAACTTCAGGTTGTGGGTATTGATGGTTATGTAAAACTGACAGCTGGTCAGTCAGTATTAATGGTCTTCCATTTTTTGTCCTTGAATAGGATGGAAAGCAGCTGTTAAAAGGTtggaatgttttcctttcaacataattttgcttttcagttatCAGGCTAGTTACCAAGCTAATATGAAATTGCATGTAAAGACTCTCTTGGTAATGAGAAAGTAGACGTAGTCCAGCTTGTAGCTGGAACTGCTAGTAGCTTGTTGAAAACAGATATCACAAAGAGACTTCTTGTAATACTTCTCATATCTTTGTTTATAATACAGAATGTAATGGAGACattgacagagaaaaatgatcAACAGTCTTCAGTAGCagagcttcaggaaaaaattgGTATCTTTCTTGCTGTTGTCTTTTATGTAAacagttttgtgggtttttttttggattgttaaactttgagtttttctttctctgcatagTTATCCTGTATTTCCTGTATGCCAAGGAAGGTGGGGAAGTAGATACTGATGCTACTTCCTACAACATTTCTCTCATTAGGACAACATTCCTCTCATTAGGCATTCAAAGTAACGTTAGCAATTTTGTGTCTGTTATCAtttgatacttttttcttcctaagtaCATTTAACTATAAACAGTGTATTAGATTTCAtctttattaaatatgaaaaataattgccaATCCTTAAGGCTAccaagagaagaggaaagcaacACTTTGCTGAAGCTACTGTTGTCTTGTTGCAGTAATCCCAAcataatagaaagaaaattattctaagTTGTTACAATTATATGTAGAAGTACACAGGAATATGGCTTTTACTGTAAACTGTAATGGAAGCCTTTGAAACAGGGAAGGATTATCTGTGAGGCTGGATGTTCTAGCGTCAGAGTGAATTGAAGGGCTTAGCTGAATGAAATCTTTGAATACCTACAACACTTTATTTCAAACTGATATTTGTGTTCTAATTAGATTTCATTTCTTGGGGGGAGGAGAAGCAAGTTTATTcatgttcttatttatttattttaggaaggctggaaaaagaatctgcagaaaaaggagagaagctaaataaaattaagatggttgctgtgaaagcaaagaaagaattgGATACCAGCCGAAAAGAGGTACCCTGACTGCTTCTTAATATGAAGAATGTTCTGCATGAAGGGTTCTGTTTTAATGACGTATGCTTCTTTGTAATAAGATGCAATCCCTGAGGGAAGAATTGGAGTTGGTTCAATCAGAAAAAGATCAGCTGGCTGCTTCAATGAAAGATGTAATTCAAGGAGCTGAAAGCTATAAGGTAGGAATGGTACTGTATCTACCAAAGACGGTTAACTGTCAGGAAAATAGTTTGCTTTTGAGTCCTAGCCTGGATATATGTTGTTTACTTGCACAAGTATGTTTGGTAAAAAATGCCAGTGCAGTTAAGTACCCAAATCAAGAAATGTATGGTTCTAGTAACAGAACTGTGTATCTactgtcagaagaaaacaaggcaaTTCTTTTCTACTGGATAGTATTTTTAAATCGCCCTTTAAATCTGGCATTGTATTGTCAAACACTGTTGCTGAGGCAAATCTGTTCTTATGAATTCTTTAAGTACATAAAATTGAGGATAAGTTAGAAAGTCCTGAagtgataaagaaaaaagtcaacaaTTCCCTGGGAGCAA
This is a stretch of genomic DNA from Cygnus atratus isolate AKBS03 ecotype Queensland, Australia chromosome 1, CAtr_DNAZoo_HiC_assembly, whole genome shotgun sequence. It encodes these proteins:
- the GCC2 gene encoding GRIP and coiled-coil domain-containing protein 2, whose product is MEVQDGGKEMVASSVTPGSGKSKLDTLPKEDLIKFAKKQVMLLQKVKSRCTELEKEIEELKSKAASGGADDIIQALTERLDVVLLEKAESQQQCVALKKENIQRKQEAEAAVAKTEELQKQLEQSNTDSLEEIKALKNELVNAQSKYNDDLTKLKIELEEQVKKQTELVEQIECHSDNQEEVKRLQDNVQEIKSTYEEQILCLTKQLETVNNDKTKEIASLQETIKNNSQCYHNEINSLNEELKKLKIAHQEEVSKLMHRIEISAKENEEKQNHINQLQHNFVEKDLKTEKNVKDEAYASTDQQEHDLEQLKAVNKNRENKTDVVDMQEEPRIEAKMEEKVRHLEHSLEDLQSQHAILKDELTYMSNVKLKLEEEIRRIKDEYFHEREDLDFKINELQLTKEDYCCVIEKLKLELQTARHQCEATAEEHKLEIQTLKEQHEREISELNKTLLSSSEKEKMELAFEMQDLKEQLERLTQEKEEALFNYDTLRETLETLQTELGESAGKISKEFESMRQQQASDVSELQQKLRAAFNEKDVLLETVNRLQAETEKMSSNQLEIEELKHKVVSLQEENDTIASCVHQKEVAIKELEEKIMSLSDQNKDILNELKCSGEERETLQERCKQEQGKVEELQQEVNVVNQYNSDLKKKLEELTEKLNEALTAKNENADLRTQLEKQVDSLVGERENLSSEMYTLREENKKIIQEKGDLSRKLEEITSEKDGWLVLKEQSENLEKKLQMITAEKDHISSLLESEQAHRSLVRAQIYHILEQVGSSISDSDEDCDFLSLLQIANECLAKMKEEQCLALQNEEKALHLQREVERLEEENAAQYTEHRSLIEDFEKEKGLWREELEGMLSEKEALQCDIQELKNAGEKSTIENQELLVKIEEISGKLAFYESQIQEQQKESKNEDDLKFILEQKETELRNVKDELSSLKNVMETLTEKNDQQSSVAELQEKIGRLEKESAEKGEKLNKIKMVAVKAKKELDTSRKEMQSLREELELVQSEKDQLAASMKDVIQGAESYKNLLMEYDKQGEELDSEKARVINLERQLDDLTRQLQVSSQQHDQLHSANEDLLARVETLQCNTKLLEAQILELQKVKAKAEKELEAEKLLKEQKIKEHSGALRELEELQMQLQKEKKHLQKTMQELELAKKDAQKSTLMDMEIADYERLVKELNQKIGDKDSRIEDLEQETGIQKQKQETLQEEIKSLQSTMQQDEERNAKIKQLLVKTKKELADSKQAENDHLMLQASLKGELEASQQQVESFKIQVSVLTSEKHKVQEQLRTSAEQHQRTLSAYQQKIATLQEECRAAQAEQESVTSEFESYKVRVHNVLKQQKNKSASQTETEGAKQEREQLEMVIDQLKVKLQDAQHNLQINTAEFQALQSEHDTLLERHNKMLQETVAKEAELREKLCTIQSENMVMKTEHTQALSQLTAQNEALRNNFRDQVRNLQEEHRKTVETLQQQLSRVEAQLFQLKSEPSTRGPAVSNPAPKNSRERRNIDLPVLDVHAVAREEGEGMETTDTESVSSAGTYIPSLEQLLNSPETKPEPSQWQTELSKDELIQKLNTTTKSADHLNELLRESEATNAILMEQIKLLKSEIRRLERNQEREKSVANLEYLKNVLLQFIFLKSGSERERLLPVIDTMLQLSPEEKGKLVAIAQGEEESTSRPSGWASYLHSWSGLR